The Shinella zoogloeoides genome contains the following window.
CCTGATGCGTGACGCGATGACGAATATCGGCATTCTCGACGAGATGCGCCACGCGCTCACCTCGCTCGGCGTCGATCTGGACGTCATCGCGGAACTGGAGCCGGACGCCGCGCTCGGCAATGGCGGTCTCGGCCGCCTCGCCGCCTGTTTCATGGAAAGCATGGCGACGGTGGACGTGCCGGCCTATGGCTACGGCATCCGCTACGTACACGGCCTCTTCCGCCAGCAGATGGCGGACGGCTGGCAGGTCGAGCTGCCCGAAACCTGGCTCGCCCACGGCAATCCTTGGGAATTCGAGCGTCGCGAAAGCTCTTACGAGATCGGCTTCGGCGGCGCCGTCGAGACGATCAATATCGGCGAGGACAAGCAGCGCTTCGTCTGGAAGCCGGCCGAGCGCGTCATCGCCACGGCCTATGACACGCCGGCCGTCGGCTGGCGCGCCAAGCGCGTCAACACGCTGCGCCTGTGGGCCGCCAACCCCATCGACCCGATCCTGCTCGACGCATTCAATGCCGGCGACCATATCGGCGCTCTTCGCGAGAGCAACAAGGCGGAAAGCCTGACGCGCGTGCTCTACCCGGCCGATGCCACGCCCGCCGGTCAGGAACTGCGCCTGCGCCAGGAGTTCTTCTTCTGCTCCGCCTCGCTGCAGGACATCCTGCGCCGCCACCTCCAGCAGTATCCGGACTTCACGTCGCTGCCGGATGCCGTCGCCATCCAGCTCAACGATACCCACCCCGCCGTCTCCGTCGCCGAACTGGTGCGCCTCCTGACGGACGTGCATGGTCTCGACTTCGACATCGCCTGGGATATCGCCCGCCGCACCTTCTCCTACACCAACCACACGCTGCTGCCGGAAGCGCTGGAAAGCTGGCCCGTCCCGCTGTTCGAACGCCTGCTGCCGCGCCACATGCAGATCGTCTACGCGGTCAACGCCAGGATCCTGCTGGAAGCGCGCAAGGACCACGGTCTCGACGACCAGCGCGTCCGCAACATCTCGCTGATCGAGGAGAGCGGCGAACGCCGCGTGCGCATGGGCAACCTCGCCTTCGTCGGCTCGCATTCGATCAACGGCGTGTCGGCCTTGCATACCGAGCTGATGAAGGAAACGGTCTTTGCCGACCTTCACAAGCTCTATCCCGACCGCATCAACAACAAGACCAACGGCATCACCCCGCGCCGCTGGCTGATGCAATGCAACCCCGGCCTGTTCGAGCTGATCCGCGAGTCCATCGGCGACGCCTTCGTCGACGACGCCGAGGCGCTGCCGGCGCTGGACGCCTTCGCCGACAACCGGGATTTCCAGGAACGCTTCGCCGCGATCAAGCGCGAGAACAAGAACCGGCTTTCCAATCTGGTCGGCAGCCGCATGGGCGTGCGCATCGATCCCGCCGCGATGTTCGACATCCAGATCAAGCGCATCCACGAATACAAGCGCCAGCTTCTCAACATCATCGAGGCCGTCGCCCTCTACGACCAGATCCGCTCGCATCCCGAGCTGGACTGGGTCCCGCGTGTAAAGCTCTTCGCGGGCAAGGCGGCGCCGAGCTACCACAATGCCAAGCTGATCATCAAACTCGCCAACGACGTGGCCAAGGTGATCAACAACGACCCGGCCGTGCGCGGCCTGCTGAAGGTCGTCTTTGTGCCGAACTACAATGTCTCGCTCGCCGAGATCATGGTGCCGGCCGCCGACCTGTCCGAGCAGATTTCCACCGCCGGCATGGAAGCCTCCGGCACCGGCAACATGAAGTTCGCGTTGAACGGCGCGCTGACCATCGGCACGCTCGACGGCGCGAATGTCGAGATGCGCGATCATGTCGGCGAGGAGAACATCGTCATCTTCGGCATGACGGCCGAGGAAGTGGCGAAGGTTCGCGCCGAGGGACACAATCCCCGCGCCATCATCGAGCAGTCCCGCGAGTTGTCGCAAGCCCTTCAGGCAATCGCCTCCGGCGTCTTCTCACCCGACGACCGCAACCGCTTCGCCGGCCTCGTCGACGGCATCTACAATCACGACTGGTTCATGGTCGCCGCCGATTTCGACGCCTATGCGAAAGCCCAGCGCGAAGTCGACGCCATCTGGACCGACAAGACGTCCTGGTATTCCAAGACCATCAGGAACACCGCCCGCATGGGCTGGTTCTCCTCCGACCGAACCATTCGCCAATACGCCAAGGACATCTGGAGAGCCTGATGACCGCACCGCCAAACAAGAGCACGACGGAAACCCAGTCAAATCTCTTGGCAGAGCTTCTGGCGAAGGCGGACATCGACGCGATCCTGGAAAGCCGGCACTGGGATCCCTTTGCCGTGCTCGGCCTGCACGCAGCCGGCGACAAGTATGTCGCCCGCTGCTTCCTGCCGGGCGCGGCCGAGGTGACGGCCGAAACGCTTGCCGGCAAGGAGATCGGCGCACTGAAACAACTCCACCCGGACGGCATTTTCGCCGGCGAGGTGGCCCTGAAAAAGCTTCAGCCGATCCGCTACCGCGCCCGTAACGAGGGCGGCGAATGGGTGGTGATCGATCCCTACAGCTTCGGCCCCGTGCTCGGGCCGATGGACGACTACTATATCCGCGAAGGTTCGCACCTGCGCCTCTTCGACAAGATGGGCGCTCACCCGATGACGCTCGACGGCATCGACGGCTTCCACTTCGCCGTCTGGGCGCCGAATGCCAAGCGCGTCTCCGTCGTCGGCAATTTCAACGAATGGGACGGCCGGCGCAACGCCATGCGCCTTCGCCGCGACACCGGCATCTGGGAAATCTTCCTGCCCGGCATCACCCCGGGCCATGCCTATAAATACGAGATCGTCGGCATCAACGGCGAGGTGCTGCCGCTGAAGGCCGACCCCTTCGCCCGCCGCTCGGAACTGCGCCCCAACAACGCCTCGATGACGACCGGCCCGATCGCCCAGAAGTGGGAGGACGAGGCGCATCTGGCCCATTGGGCAGGCACCGACGCCCGCCGCCAGCCGATCTCCATCTACGAAGTACACGCCGCCTCCTGGCAGCGCCATTCCGATGGCGGCATGCTGACATGGGACGAACTGGCCGACCGCCTCATCCCCTACTGCGTCGACATGGGCTTCACCCATATCGAGTTCCTGCCGATCTCCGAATATCCCTTCGATCCGTCCTGGGGCTACCAGACGACCGGCCTCTATTCGCCCACCGCCCGCTTCGGCGAGCCGGAAGGTTTCGCCCGCTTCGTCAACGGCTGCCACAAGGTCGGCATCGGCGTCATCCTCGACTGGGTGCCGGCGCATTTCCCGACCGACGCCCACGGCCTCGGCAAGTTCGACGGCACCGCGCTCTACGAGCATGAGGACCCGCGTCAGGGCTTCCACCCGGACTGGAACACGGCGATCTACAATTTCGGCCGCGCGGAAGTCCTCTCCTACCTCATCAACAACGCGCTCTACTGGGCGGAAAAGTTCCATCTCGACGGTCTGCGCGTCGATGCCGTCGCCTCGATGCTCTACCTCGACTATTCGCGCAAACACGGCGAATGGGTGCCGAACGAATATGGCGGCAACGAGAATCTGGAGGCGGTGCGCTTCCTGCAATCCATGAACAGCCACGTCTATGCCGGCCATCCCGGCATCCTGACGATCGCGGAGGAATCCACCTCCTGGCCGAAGGTCTCCCATCCCGTGCATGAGGGCGGGCTTGGCTTCGGCTTCAAGTGGAACATGGGCTTCATGCACGACACGCTGCAATATCTGTCGCGCGAGCCGGTGCATCGCAAGTTCCACCACAACGACATGACCTTCGGCCTGCTCTATGCCTTCACGGAGAACTTCGTGCTGCCGCTCAGCCACGACGAGGTGGTGCATGGCAAGGGTTCGCTGATCGCCAAGATGACAGGCGACGACTGGCAGAAATTCGCCAACCTGCGTGCCTATTACGGCTTCATGTGGGGCTATCCCGGCAAGAAGCTGCTCTTCATGGGCCAGGAATTCGCCCAGTGGCAGGAGTGGAGCGAGGCGCGCTCGCTCGACTGGAACCTGCTCGAATATCCGCTGCACGAGGGCATGCGCCGCCTTGTGCGCGATCTCAACGGCACCTATCGCTACAAGGCGGCGCTGCATGCACGCGACTGCGAGGGCGACGGCTTCGAATGGCTGATCGCCGACGACCGGGAGAACTCGGTCTTCGCCTGGCTGCGCAAGGCCCCCGGCGAAAAGCCGATTGCCGTCATCACCAACTTCACCCCCGTCCTGCGCGAGGGCTACGGAGTGCCGCTGCCGGTGGAGGGCCGGTGGCGGGAAATCCTCAACACCGACGCCGAAATCTACGGCGGCTCGGGCAAGGGGAACGGCGGGGCCGTCGAGGCCCGCAAGCATGACAATGGAAGGATCGCAGCCGACATCACGCTGCCGCCGCTGGCGACGGTGATGCTCGAACTGGATGCATGAAGCGCAATTCCGGCAAGGCGTGCTGCGGAATTGCACAAAGAACAGGGATAATCGGGAGGACACCATGGAGCAGAAGCGCAATCAACCCCTCGCCCGCGATGCGATGGCCTATGTTCTGGCAGGGGGACGCGGCAGCCGCCTCAAGGAGCTGACCGACCGGCGCGCCAAGCCCGCCGTGCATTTCGGCGGCAAGGCGCGCATCATCGATTTCGCGCTCTCCAATGCGCTGAACTCCGGTATCCGACGCATCGGCGTCGCCACCCAGTACAAGGCCCATTCGCTGATCCGCCACATGCAGCGCGGCTGGAACTTCTTCCGTCCCGAGCGTAACGAGAGCTTCGATATCCTGCCCGCCTCCCAGCGCGTCTCCGAGACCCAGTGGTACGAAGGCACGGCCGACGCCGTCTACCAGAATATCGACATCATCGAGGATTACGGCGTCGAATACATGGTCATCCTGGCCGGCGACCATATCTATAAGATGGACTACGAGCTGATGCTTCAGCAGCACGTGGATTCCGGCGCGCAGGTCACCATCGGCTGCCTCGAAGTGCCGCGCATGGAAGCGACCGGGTTCGGCGTCATGCATGTCGACGAGAAGGACCAGATCATCGCCTTCGTGGAAAAGCCGGCCGATCCGCCGGGCATTCCCGGCAATCCGGAAATGGCGCTCGCCTCCATGGGCATCTACGTCTTCCACACGAAGTTCCTGATGGACCTGCTGCGCCGCGACGCCGCCGACCCGACCTCCAGCCGCGACTTCGGCAAGGACATCATCCCCTATATCGTGCAGCACGGCAAAGCCGTCGCCCACCGCTTCACCGCCTCCTGCGTGCGCTCGGACTTCGAGCGCGAGGCCTACTGGCGCGACGTCGGCACCATCGACGCCTATTGGCAGGCCAATATCGACCTGACCGACGTCACCCCGGAACTCGACATCTACGACGGCTCCTGGCCGATCTGGACCTTCGCCGAGATCAAGCCGCCGGCGAAATTCGTGCATGACGACGAGAACCGCCGCGGCTCGGCGACCTCCTCGCTGATTTCCGGCGACTGCATCATCTCCGGCGCCTCGCTGAACCGCAGCCTGCTGTTCACCGGCGTGCGCGCCAATTCCTATTCCCGCCTCGAAGGGGCCGTCATCCTGCCGAACGTGATGATCGGCCGGCATGCGCAACTCAGGAATGTCGTCATCGACAGCCGGGTCGTCATCCCGGAGGGCCTCGTCGTCGGCGAGGACCCGGAACTCGATGCCAAGCGCTTCCGCCGCTCGGAGAACGGCATATGCCTCATCACGCAGCCGATGATCGACAAGCTGGAGCTATAGCCGCGACATGAAAATCCTTTCGGTGGCATCCGAAGTATTCCCGCTCATCAAGACGGGAGGCCTCGCCGACGTCGCCGGCGCATTGCCGCTCGCGCTCGCCGGACATGGCATGCACATGCGCACGCTCATGCCCGGCTATCCGGCGGTCATGCAGCGGCTGGCGAAGACCGAGGTGGTCGCGACCTTCGACGACCTGCTCGGCGAGCCGGCCCGCATCCTCGCGGCAAAGCACGAGGGCCTCGATATCCTCGTGCTCGACGCACCGGGTTTCTTCGACCGCCCGGGCGGTCCCTACACGGATGCGACCGCCAAGGATTTTCCCGACAACTGGCGGCGCTTCGCCGCCCTTTCGCTGGCCGGCGCGGAAATCGCCCGCGGCCTGCTTTTCGGCTGGCGGCCGGATATCGTCCACGCCCATGACTGGCAGGCGGCAATGACGGCCGTCTACATGCGCTATACCGGCCTCCAGAACATTCCGACCGTGATCACCGTGCACAACCTCGCCTTCCAGGGCCAGTTCGGCCCGGAGATATTCCCCGAGCTCGGCCTGCCGCCGGAGGCGTTCTCCGTCGACGGGCTGGAATATTACGGCGATGTCGGCTTCCTCAAGGGTGGCCTGCGCACGGCCTGGTCGATCACCACGGTCAGTCCCACCTACGCCCAGGAGATCACGACCCCGGAATACGGCATGGGTCTCGAAGGCCTCATCAATGCCCGCGTCGCCGACCTCGACGGCATCGTCAACGGCATCGACACCGCCGTCTGGAACCCCGAGACCGACCCGCATATCGCCCGCCCTTTCGCCGCCGGCTCGCTGAAGAAACGCGCCGTCAACCGACAGGCCCTCGTCGAGCGTTTCAACCTCGATGACGACGACGGCCCGATCTTCTGCATCGTCAGCCGCCTCACCTGGCAGAAGGGCATCGACATCATCGCCGAAGTCGCCGACTGGATCGTGCAGCAGGGCGGCAAGCTCGCCGTGCTCGGCTCCGGCGATCAGGGCCTCGAAGGCGCGCTGCTCGCCGCAGCCTCCCGCCATCGCGGTCGCATCGGCATCGTCATCGGCTATAACGAGCCGCTGTCGCACCTCATGCAGGCCGGCAGCGACGCCATCCTCATTCCGTCGCGCTTCGAGCCCTGCGGCCTCACTCAGCTCTACGGCCTGCGCTACGGCTGCATTCCCGTCGTCGCGCGCACCGGCGGCCTTGCCGATACCGTCATCGACGCCAACGAGGCCGCCCTTTCCGCCCGCGTCGCCACGGGCTTCCAGTTCACCCCCATCAATGCCGATGGCCTGCGCCAGGCGCTGCGCCGGGCCTTCAAGGCCTACGCCGAACCGAAAGTCTGGGCGCGCATCCAGAACCAGGGCATGAAATCGGACGTTTCCTGGGAAAACAGCGCCGCGCGCTATGCCGACCTCTATTCCAGCCTTCTTGCGAAAGTCTAAGCCATGACCATCAAGACCGTCCCGACCACGCCCTATAGCGACCAGAAGCCCGGCACGTCCGGCCTGCGCAAGAAGGTCCCCGTCTTCCAGCAGAAGAACTACGCGGAGAATTTCATCCAGTCGATCTTCGACAGTCTGGAGGGTTTCGAGGGCCAGACGCTGGTGATCGGCGGCGACGGCCGCTTCTACAACCGCGAGGTCATCCAGCTCGCCATCAAGATGGCCGCCGCCAACGGCTTCGGCCGCGTGCTGGTCGGGCGCGGCGGCATCCTGTCCACCCCCGCCGCCTCCAACGTCATCCGCAAGAACAAGGCCTTCGGTGGCATCGTGCTTTCCGCCAGCCACAATCCGGGCGGCCCGACCGAAGACTTCGGCATCAAGTACAATATCGGCAATGGCGGCCCGGCCCCTGAGAAGATCACCGACGCCATCTTCGCCCGCACCAAGTCCATCGACAGCTACAAGATCGCCGATGCCGCCGACGTCAATCTCGACCTCGAAGGCACGCATGAGATCGAGGGCATGACCGTGACGGTCATCGACCCCGTCGCCGATTATGCCGAGCTGATGGAACAGCTCTTCGATTTTCCCGCCATCCGCAAGCTGATCGCCGGCGGCTTCCGCATCGTCTTCGACGCCATGAGCGCCGTCACCGGCCCCTATGCCAAGGAAATCCTCGAAAACCGCCTCGGCGCGGCCAAGGGCTCGGTCCTCAACTTCATGCCGCTGCCCGATTTCGGCGGCCACCACCCGGACCCGAACCTCGTCCACGCCCGCGCCCTCTACGAGACCATGATGGCTGCGGATGCGCCGGACTTCGGCGCGGCCTCGGACGGCGACGGCGACCGCAACCTCATCATCGGCAAGGGCATCTTCGTCACGCCCTCCGACAGCCTCGCCATGCTCGCCGCCAACGCCCATCTCGCCCCCGGCTACGCCAAGGGCCTCGCCGGCATCGCCCGCTCCATGCCGACCTCCGGCGCGGCCGACCGCGTGGCGGCAAAGCTCGGCATCGGCATCTACGAGACGCCGACCGGCTGGAAGTTCTTCGGCAACCTGCTCGACGCGGGTCTTGCCACGATCTGCGGCGAGGAAAGCGCCGGCACCGGCTCCAACCATGTGCGTGAGAAGGACGGCCTCTGGGCGGTCCTCCTCTGGCTCAACATCCTCGCCGTACGCAAGGAAAGCGTGCTCGCCATCGTCGAGCAGCACTGGGCGACCTACGGCCGCAACTACTATTCCCGCCACGACTACGAGGAAGTCGACACGGATGCCGCAAACGGCCTGATGGCCAACCTGCGCGACCAGCTCGCCACCCTCCCCGGCAAGACCTTCGGCGCGCTGACCGTCGAGACATCGGACGACTTCGCCTATAACGACCCGGTCGACCACTCCGTCAGCAAGAACCAGGGCATCCGCATTCTCTTCGTCGGCGGCTCGCGCGTCGTCTTCCGTCTCTCCGGCACCGGCACCTCGGGCGCGACGCTGCGCGTCTATATCGAGCGCTTCGAACCCGACGCCGCCCGCCACGGCATCGACACACAGGAGGCGCTGGCCGATCTCATCGCCGTCGCCGACCAGATCGCCGGCATCAAGGCCCGCACCGGCCGCAACGAGCCGACGGTGATCACGTAACATGACCGTCACCGCCCCCTCCTTCGCACCGGGCGCCACGCTCTCCGGGGACGGGGTGGAATTCGCGGTCTATTCGCGCGATGCCGCCCGCGTCCAGCTCTGCCTGTTCGACAGCGCGGGCGACAAGGAACTCGCCCGCCTCGCCATGGGGCGGGACGAGACCGGCTTCCACCGCGTCTTCGTCGAGGGCGCGGCCGCCGGCACGCGCTACGGCTTCCGCGCCGATGGCGTCTATTCGCCCGACCACGGCCTCTGGTTCGATCCGGCAAAGCTGCTGGTCGATCCCTATGCGAAGGAACTCGACCGCCGCTTCGTGCATGACGGCCGGCTGGCGCTCTTCGGGGCGGAGACGGCGGACATCGCGCCGAAGGCCATCGTCACCCGCGACAATCCGGTCGAGGTGAAGCCCCCGCTTTTCCGCCCCGGCGGCTTCGTCTACGAAGTGGCCGTGCGCGCCTTCACCATGCTGCATCCCGACGTGCCGGAGAAAATGCGCGGCACCGTCGGCGCGCTTGCCCATCCCGCCTTGCTTGCCCACCTCAAGCGCCTCGGCGTCGATGCGGTGGAGCTGATGCCGATCACCGCCTGGATCGACGAACGCCACCTGCCGCCGCTCGGCCTGTTCAATAGCTGGGGCTACAATCCCATCGCCCTGATGGCGCTCGACCCGCGCCTCGTGCCCGGCGGCTGGAGGGAATTGGCCGATACGGTCGCGGCGCTGCGCGCCGAAGGCATCGGCACCATCCTCGACCTCGTCTTCAACCATTCCGGCGAGAGCGACCGCCACGGCGCGACGCTCTCCATGCGCGGCCTCGACAACCTCACCTATTATCGCCATGTGCCGGGCCAGCCGGGCGAACTGATCAACGACACCGGCTGCGGCAACACGATAGCCGGTGAGCATCCCGTCGTGCGCCAGCTCGTGCTCGACAGCCTGCGCCATTTCGTGCGCCATGCCGGCGTCGACGGCTTCCGCTTCGACCTCGCCACCATTCTCGGCCGCGAGGCGGACGGCTTTTCCGCCCGCGCCGCCCTGCTTTCGGAAATCTGCGCGGACCCGCTCCTGAAGGACCGCGTGCTGATCGCCGAACCGTGGGACATCGGCCCCGGCGGCTACCAGCTCGGCAATTTCCCAAAACCCTTCCTCGAATGGAACGACCGCTTCCGCGACGACGCCCGCATGTTCTGGCGCGGCGACAGCCACAGGCTGGGCAGCTTCGTCACCGCCTTCGCCGGCTCGGCGGACATCTTTTCCCGGAACGGCGGCACCGAAACCCGCACCGTCAATTTCCTCGCCGCCCATGACGGCTTCACGCTGGCCGACCTCGTCTCCCATACCGTCAAGCACAACGGCGCGAACGGCGAGGACAACCGCGACGGCCACAACGAGAACCATTCCTGGAACAACGGGGCGGAAGGCGCGACGACCGACGGCGCCGTGCTTGTCGCCCGCAGAGCGGATATCAAGGCGCTGCTCGCGAGCCTCTTCCTCTCCCGCGGCACGATCATGCTGACGGCCGGCGACGAGGGCGGGCGCAGCCAGCAAGGCAACAACAACGCCTATTGCCAGGACAACGCCATTACCTGGATGCATTGGGACCGGCTGGACGACGGCCTGATCGAGCATACGGCCATGCTCTCGGCGATCCGCAAGCGCTTCCCGGCGCTCGGGGAAACGGCCTTCCTCAGCGGCGCGGGCGATGTCGAATGGCTGACGCTCGCCGGCACGCCGATGACGGTCGCGGACTGGGAAGCGCCTTTTGCCGGCACGCTGTTGGCGCTGCTCGTCACGCCGGACCTCCAGCAGAAACGCAGCGTCCGCCTTGCTATTGCCCTTAATCGCACGCATGGCGAACAGGCGCTCGCCCTGCCCGCGCCGGAAACGCGGGAATGGGTGAGCCTCCTGACCGCCAACCACCCGGCGACCGGACTGCTGCGGGCGCGCTCGGTCGAGATTTTTGTCGAAAGCCACTGAAGTTCACTGCCCGGACAGGCGGCCTTTCTAGAAGAGGCCTGACTCGTTCCATGGAAAACCGGATGCCAGCCACTGTTCATTTGAAAGATATTGCTGCAAGCGTCGGATCGGAACTCGGCGTCTCGCGCTGGTTCACCGTCGACCAGACGATGATCGACCGCTTCGCCGACGCGACTGAAGACCACCAGTTCATCCACACCGACCCCGAGCGCGCGGCGGCCGAAACGCCCTTCGGCGGCACCATCGCCCACGGCTTCCTCACGCTCTCGCTGCTCTCGGCAATGAATTACGATTGCATTCCGCGAATCGTCGAGCAGACGATGGGCATCAATTACGGGTTCGACAAGGTCCGCTTCATCACGCCGGTCAAGAGCGGCGCGCGCGTGCGCGGCCGCTTCGTGCTCGATGAAGCCCGCTTTCGTGGCGCGGGCATGCTGACGGTCCGCTACAATGTCACGGTCGAGATCGAGGACGAGCGCAAGCCGGCGCTGACGGCCGAATGGACCACCATCATCCAGTTCGACCCGAAGGATCGGCCGGAGGACGTGTGAGGGTCCGCCTCGCCAGTCAGGAGGACATGACGGCGCTGGCCGCCTGCGACTTCTCCTTCCTCGTCACGAGGGAGGCCGTGCCGCCCTTCGAAGGCGAATGGCTGGCCCATGCCCGCCCCGTCGAACCCTACCCCAAAAGCTACGGCTTCGACGCGGCCGAATTCGCCTCCTGTCTGCAGGACGCAAACAAGGCGCTGTTCGTCATCATCGGAGACGAAACGCCGGTCGGTTACATCGCGCTTTCAACGGGCTGGAACAATCTCGCCTTTGTCGACGACCTCGCCGTCGATGCCGAATGGCGCGGCACGGGCGCTGCCCAGCGCCTGATGCAGCAGGCAATCCAGTGGGCGCGGGAAAAGGACCTGCCCGGCCTGCGGCTCGAAACCCAGACGAACAATGTCGCCGCCTGCCGCTTCTATCTGCGCCAGGGCTTCGTGCTGGGCGGCCACGACCGGCACCTGTACGAAGGGCTGTCCCCCGGCACGCGGGAGACAGCCCTGTTCTTCTACCGTCTGCTCTGAAGGATCAGAGACCGGCGTCTTCCGCGCCTTCCACCAGAAGGCCGAAGGCATAGGGCGAGAACGAGCGCCAGCACTCGACCCGATAGTCCTCCTCACCCGAGCGGAACAGCACGATCTCGATCTTGCCGAGCACCGTGCGCGCCGCAGCGCCGACCGGGAAGACCGCATTGCCGAGATCGAGCGGGCAGCCGCTGGCGATCGCCCCGGCCGCATCCGGGCCGGAGACGATGATCGCAGTGTTGCGGTGGGAAACGTCCGTCGCCGAATGCAGCGCGGAAACGCCGGAGGCGATGCCCATCAGGTCCGCGCCGTTCTCGTCGATCAGCAGCCATTCGTCCGGGCCGAGCCAGAGCGCGTGGCGGCCGCTGACGGAGGCCGAGGTTTTCGGCCGGCGCGGCAATTCGAGGCCGAAGGCGAGCGACAGCGTGCCGATGGCATCCTCGCCGGCACGCAGCGAAAGGCGGGTTGCGGGCGCGGCGGGCGTGACGCGCGCGCCGGCGGAGCCGCCATGGTGACGGCCGAGCGGCGCCTTGCGAAGAGCTTGATCAGCCATTGAGGCGTCCTCCTTCCTTGTCGATAAACACCATGTCGCTGACCTCGACCGCGATGGTGCGGTCGGGCATCGGCACGTAGAGCGTCTGGCCCATGCGGGCCTGACCGCCGGCGACGAGCGCCATGGCGATCGACCGGCCGCAATTTTCCGACCAGTAGGACGAGGTGACATGGCCGAGCATGGTCATCGGCTTCGGCTGGTTCGGATCGGCGACGATCTGCGCGCCCTCCTCCAGCACCACCTTCGGATCCTTCGTCAGAAGGCCGACGAGCTGCTTGCGGCCCTCCTTCACGAGATCCGGGCGCTTGAGGCCGCGGATGCCCACGAAGTCCGCCTTCTTCTTGGAGACGGCCCAGCTGAGGCTCGCATCGTGCGGCGTGACCGTGCCGTCCGTGTCCTGCCCGACGATGATATAGCCTTTCTCGGCGCGCAGCACGTGCATGGTTTCCGTGCCGTAGGCGCAGGCGCCGAGCGGTTCGGCCCGCGCCCAGATGGCTTCCCATACGGCCTGGCCGTAGTCGGCCGGCACGTTGACTTCGTAGCCCGCCTCACCCGTGAAGGACATGCGGAACAGCCGGGTCGGCACGCCGCAGATCTTGCCCTCGCGCACGCTCATATGCGGGAAGGCCTCGTTGGAGATGTCGATGCCTTCGACCAGCGGCTCGAGGATTTCGCGCGCCTTCGGCCCCTGCACGGCGATGACCGCCCACTGTTCCGTGGTCGAGGTCAGCCAGACCTTGAGATGCGGGAATTCCGTCTGGAGATAGTCTTCCATGTGGTGCATGACGCGCGGCGCGCCGCCCGTCGTGGTGGTGACATGGAAGCGGTCCTCCGCCAGACGCCCGACGACGCCGTCGTCATAGACGAAGCCGTCCTCGCGCAGCATGATGCCGTAGCGGCAGCGACCGGGCTTCAGCGTATCCCAGGCGTTGGTATACAT
Protein-coding sequences here:
- a CDS encoding alpha-D-glucose phosphate-specific phosphoglucomutase; this translates as MTIKTVPTTPYSDQKPGTSGLRKKVPVFQQKNYAENFIQSIFDSLEGFEGQTLVIGGDGRFYNREVIQLAIKMAAANGFGRVLVGRGGILSTPAASNVIRKNKAFGGIVLSASHNPGGPTEDFGIKYNIGNGGPAPEKITDAIFARTKSIDSYKIADAADVNLDLEGTHEIEGMTVTVIDPVADYAELMEQLFDFPAIRKLIAGGFRIVFDAMSAVTGPYAKEILENRLGAAKGSVLNFMPLPDFGGHHPDPNLVHARALYETMMAADAPDFGAASDGDGDRNLIIGKGIFVTPSDSLAMLAANAHLAPGYAKGLAGIARSMPTSGAADRVAAKLGIGIYETPTGWKFFGNLLDAGLATICGEESAGTGSNHVREKDGLWAVLLWLNILAVRKESVLAIVEQHWATYGRNYYSRHDYEEVDTDAANGLMANLRDQLATLPGKTFGALTVETSDDFAYNDPVDHSVSKNQGIRILFVGGSRVVFRLSGTGTSGATLRVYIERFEPDAARHGIDTQEALADLIAVADQIAGIKARTGRNEPTVIT
- the glgX gene encoding glycogen debranching protein GlgX encodes the protein MTVTAPSFAPGATLSGDGVEFAVYSRDAARVQLCLFDSAGDKELARLAMGRDETGFHRVFVEGAAAGTRYGFRADGVYSPDHGLWFDPAKLLVDPYAKELDRRFVHDGRLALFGAETADIAPKAIVTRDNPVEVKPPLFRPGGFVYEVAVRAFTMLHPDVPEKMRGTVGALAHPALLAHLKRLGVDAVELMPITAWIDERHLPPLGLFNSWGYNPIALMALDPRLVPGGWRELADTVAALRAEGIGTILDLVFNHSGESDRHGATLSMRGLDNLTYYRHVPGQPGELINDTGCGNTIAGEHPVVRQLVLDSLRHFVRHAGVDGFRFDLATILGREADGFSARAALLSEICADPLLKDRVLIAEPWDIGPGGYQLGNFPKPFLEWNDRFRDDARMFWRGDSHRLGSFVTAFAGSADIFSRNGGTETRTVNFLAAHDGFTLADLVSHTVKHNGANGEDNRDGHNENHSWNNGAEGATTDGAVLVARRADIKALLASLFLSRGTIMLTAGDEGGRSQQGNNNAYCQDNAITWMHWDRLDDGLIEHTAMLSAIRKRFPALGETAFLSGAGDVEWLTLAGTPMTVADWEAPFAGTLLALLVTPDLQQKRSVRLAIALNRTHGEQALALPAPETREWVSLLTANHPATGLLRARSVEIFVESH
- a CDS encoding MaoC family dehydratase, with the translated sequence MPATVHLKDIAASVGSELGVSRWFTVDQTMIDRFADATEDHQFIHTDPERAAAETPFGGTIAHGFLTLSLLSAMNYDCIPRIVEQTMGINYGFDKVRFITPVKSGARVRGRFVLDEARFRGAGMLTVRYNVTVEIEDERKPALTAEWTTIIQFDPKDRPEDV
- a CDS encoding GNAT family N-acetyltransferase, coding for MRVRLASQEDMTALAACDFSFLVTREAVPPFEGEWLAHARPVEPYPKSYGFDAAEFASCLQDANKALFVIIGDETPVGYIALSTGWNNLAFVDDLAVDAEWRGTGAAQRLMQQAIQWAREKDLPGLRLETQTNNVAACRFYLRQGFVLGGHDRHLYEGLSPGTRETALFFYRLL
- a CDS encoding sarcosine oxidase subunit gamma, which produces MADQALRKAPLGRHHGGSAGARVTPAAPATRLSLRAGEDAIGTLSLAFGLELPRRPKTSASVSGRHALWLGPDEWLLIDENGADLMGIASGVSALHSATDVSHRNTAIIVSGPDAAGAIASGCPLDLGNAVFPVGAAARTVLGKIEIVLFRSGEEDYRVECWRSFSPYAFGLLVEGAEDAGL